The sequence below is a genomic window from Microcoleus sp. bin38.metabat.b11b12b14.051.
GGCCGTCGGGCGCAGCAAGATTTGTTGCACCCAATTACGGGTCAAGTGGTTGTGGAATCGGGAAAGTTGATCACTCGTTCGATCGTTACACAGCTTAATGAAACCCGCTTCCAAGTAGGACAGTATTTAGTTCGGACTAAAGAAGCTTGAACTATCAACGCCAATTATTAATATAGTTGCGGATGGGGGGATGGGGCGCCAATTCAGTTAAAACTTGATATGTTGGATTTGAACTGATTGTTGCCCAAAAGAAAAAAGTCATATGTTGAGCCAACTTGCACGTTTGAGCACGGAAGCAGACGGACGCTACGCCACCGCTGACGAGCTCCAATTTTTGAAAGACTATTTTCAGTCTTTGAATCACCGGATAAGTGCTTATAAAAAACTTCAAGCCTCTGAAAAAGAAATTATTCGGCAAGTAGAAGCACAAATGCAATCTCTAGATCCGAGTTTATTTCGCCGCGGCTCTCAAGATGTGACGGCTAAGTGGCGCGTCGATGCTGTGCGCGTGTTGAGGCATTCGGCGACAGCACTGTTAATTAATGATACTGAACGGTTGCGCGATCGGCTGCTGCTTTGGTTTCAAACTATTTTAGGCGCTTTTCAAGCTCGAAATAGTTCTGCCGTAACCTACGATGTGATGAAAAAGGTACTCAAACAATATCTGACTGCTGAAGAAGTCAGCCTATTTTTTCCAATTCTCGACATCAACCGCACTGTACTCGGCAAATAATCGACGAGGATGTGATACCATTCGAGATTTTTGACGGGAATGACTGATTGTATCCAAGGTTGGAACAGGGGGCGACAGTTAGTAGATTATTTTGGGGAACTGGTATCATCTTAACGGTGATAAATTGTGCCGTTAGGAAGAATCGCTCCCATCAATTTCGCTCCTCTCAAATCTGCCTCGCCCAGAATGGCTCCGCGGAGGTTGGCTCCTGTCAAGTCAGCTTTCCGCAAGTTGGCTTTACTCAGGTTAGCTTTGCTCAAGTCAATTTCATGTAGGCAAGAATTAGAAAGGTTGGCATTGATCAGGTAAGCCCCGCTCAAGTTAGCTTTGCTGAGGTTAGCGCCGCTCAAGTTAGCTTCCATCAGATAAGCACCGCTCAAGTTAGCTTCGGTTAATAATGCCTCCGCCATGTTGATTCCCGTTAAAAGTTTGCGGCTCAAGTCTACACCACCCAAATCTGCCCCGCTGAGGTTGACACCGCTTAAGTGGCAGCCATTCAAACTAATCTTTCTGAGGTAGGTTTTGCTCAGGTCTGCTTTGCACAAATTAGCTCTGTCCAAGCAAGCTTCGCTGAGGTCTGATTCGCTCAAACACGCGCCGTTTAAATAGGCTTGATTGAGGTTAGCTCGCCTGAGGTTAGCTTTCAACAAGTTGGCTTTGCTGATGTTGGTTTTCGTTAAGTTGGCTCCGGCTAGGTTGGCTTTAGACAATTCGGCGCCGATAAGCTGTGCTTCGGTCAAGTCTGCGTCTTTGAGATTCGCTAGAGTCAAGTCTGCATATTTCAAGTTTGCCCCGCTGAGATTGGCTTTAATCAGATAGGCTTTACTGAGATTTGTCTCGCCCAGATCGGCTTTGGTAAGGTTGGCGGTGCTCATGTCTGCTCCGATGAGATTTGCCTTGAAGAGAATGGCTCCAGTTAGGTTAGCCCAGTTAAGGTGAGATCCGGCTAGGTTGGCGTCTGTGAGATTGGCTGCTGTGAGATTGGCTCCGCTGAGACTGGCTGCCATCAGGTTGGCGCCGGTCAGATTTGCTCCGCTGAGGTCTGCTTTGCTGAGATTTGCTCGACTCAGATGGGCTTTGGTGAGGTCGGCTTGACTGAGGTTGGCGCCGATTAAGTAGGGTCGGTGCTGGTGCTCGTTGAGGTTTGCTAAACGTAGAGTTGGGGCATCGCTGGAACGGTATAAATCGATCGGACTCAACACAATGCCGCGCAGGTTTGCCTGTCTAAAGTCTCTTTCGCCTGCTGCATATCGATTTAGAAGTTCATTGGCGTCCATTAAGTTCGAGCAAAAAGTTTGAAGTTGTGATATTTTTATATTTTTGGGAGTTACTCTGGTAAGTTAAGAATTTTAGAGCTGCGAGTTTCGATTTTTTTATAGCTAAAACCCTTTTAAAAACTGGTAGCTTTTTGATAATTTAACTCACTATTTTGATAGTATGGTAGCTGTAATGGTTGCGGGACAATCTATCTGATACCTGTATTCCAAAAAATTAACTTTAGGCCTGTGTTCCCGACCATAGGCGTAATCATACCATGTCCGCTCAATTCCGGGCAATTTGCATAGGTTTGTAGTGAGAACTAAAGTCCTCAGTGCCAAATAATTTTATTATTATAGTCGTTTTCTTTCGACAGGTTCTGTCATTTCCGTCTAAAATTTAAAATCAAGAATGGTTTGACAGCTATTAACAACATATTAATAGCTGTCAAACAACTCAACTTTTTTGGCAAAGTTGACTGAGAATCGCTTCGTGATCTTGTCCTTCTTCGACCAGAGAATCTGCTAGTTGGAGGCGATCGCGCAGCCCTAAAATAAAGCGGTTGCAGTCGGCACCCAAGGATTCGCAGGACGTTTGGATGCAGTGCAGTTCTCGACCTGTAAGCTGACTGAAGAAGGAACTTAAGATGCCTGCTTCTAGAAAACAGGCGGGTCGCTTCGATTTTGGAGCTGTTTTAGCAAACAGAGAGTTGCCAATTTTTACTATTAAAAATCCCTGGTCGGAGTGGCTGGGGTCAAAATCAAATGTACCCCAGCCGTGAGTTTTCCAGCACTGTTGCAAAGACTGAAGAAATTCTACCATTTCCATTTCGGAAACTGGCTGACCGTAGTATTCGCTGACTTCTTCACAAAAACGCACGTAGAAGTTTTTCCCCCACCAGCGACCGCAGTTGAAAAGCACGAGGCGGGATGCTTGGCCGGTTTCTTGTTCTAAACCGATATAAATGGCTTGAATAAGGGTTTCTGGCAGTGCTATGAGCCGATCGCCCCGGCGGTTTTCCAGCAGACCTAGTTCGAGGTCGCCTCGGACGTAGGCATCGCTGGCAAAGTAGTTTCCAGGGAGTCGGGGCTGTTTGAGCAAGTCGGCAATATTAATCATCGGTAATCGTTAATCGGGAATTGGGATGTTGAAGGAAGAAGGAAGTTTGGCAACGAGCGAGGTACGGGATGTAACGGATAGAAAAAAAATGTAAATTCTAGTCGTTCTTCTAGATGATTGGTAATTGGTAATTTCCCAAAAAATAGCGGTATGGGTTAATTTGAAAATGATATTTTTAGTGATAACTCATAATTTACCTTGTCTAAATTACCACTTTTTTGATTAATTACCCTTGCCTATTCTTGAGCATTGCTGTCAACAATCATGGACTTTGCTTGGTCTAAAAATGGTTGCAATATAGCCCTAGCTTGCTCCGAAAGCAATTCTTTTAAACGAGTTTCCAGCAGAGTGCAAACAGTTGCTTCGACTTTTTGAGTTTGGTGGGCTTCGACTATGCCAGAAACCCAGTCTTGGAGTCGCTGTTCTAGAAAATTTAGATCGTTGAGCAGCATCGCCATAGCGCAGTACCGCAAGACTAATACCCAGTGTTTGAGCGATCGTTCTAAGGTTTCTTCTTTTTGGTTAGGGAAGCTTTCTTGTAGCTTATTGGCTACTGGTTGGAAGATGGTTGCTTCCTTCTCTCGCAAAAATTCGTAAATTTTCAAGCGCTGGGCAAGGGTTGCAGCTTGACGCTTAAAAGCTATGATTTCTTCGCCTTTTAGAAAGCGGGTTTCTGCCTGATCCAGCAGCGCCTCAATCTCAGGGTGCATGATTTTAACTAATTGGTAATTGATAAAAGGAAGGAAGGAAGAAGGAAGAAGGAAGAAGGAAGAAGGAAGATGGTAGATGGAAGATGGTAGATGGAAGATGGTAGATTGTAGAAGAAAGAAGGAAGATGATAGAACGAAGATGGTAGAACGAAGATAGTAGATGGTAGATGGAAGAAGGAAGAAAGAGGATGAGAGACAGCCCTATTTTTTGTTTTGGATTTCCACAAAAATTAGAAGAGGTCAAATAAATCGTCAATAGTGACTTCTGCTGGTTCAGAAATAGAAATTGCTGGCAAGGGTGGCGGTAGGGGTAAGGCGCCCACTTCGGGAATTCCTTCCCAAGAAATAGCTTGAAAAAAGTCTGCTACTGGCCGGGTTAAAGTCAGCACTTGACTGTGGGTTGAGCCATTTTCGGTTTCTAAAGGTTTTCCCAGCCAATTATAGTAACCAAAGAAGTCTTGGACAGACTTGTCCAACCATGAAGTTTGACTTTTCATCTTTCTTCCTGCCTGGAGAACCCCACGATTGAGTTTCGCACTGGCGAAATTAGTGGGAGGAAAGGCAGGGCAGGGGATGTGCCTTTCCAGGTTGTTTATCGCAATATTTCACCGTGTTGCAGTCGATTTTGAATATCGCGGGCGTTGGCACCTTCGTTGAGCCAAAATGCTGCTGCATCAATTTTATCTGGGTTGCCGAGGAGGAATTTACAATAGGTTTCTCCCATCGAATAACATTGGAGTTCTATACAACTCAGAGGCTTTTTGACTAGAGCTCCGAAGAAACCGGCGAACAATCCGGCGTATAGGTGACAAACTGGTTTACCTACATCGCCTAAGGTACGAGCAACTGCTGAGTCAAAGAGGTTGATGAAGATGCAGCCGTGTTTGCGATCGCTCATGTCAACTTCCCAGCGTCCCCAACCTTGAGCAGTGAAAGGCCACCACCAAGTTTCTAGCAGAAACATCAGATTCGACTGGCGAATGTTCTGGCTGAATTCGGCGCTAAACCATTTTTGAAAGAATTCGGAATCTTGCAGCCCCCACTGGCAACCAATAGTATACATGATGACAGAGGAAGCCGGGCCTACTTCTTCTTCGAGTCCCTCCACCAAACCGATAATGAAGTCTTCGCTGGTAAAAATGTTGCGCGACTCATTCCAGTCCTTAATTGTACCAATCTGGCGATCGAAGGCAAAAAAGTCCTGAAACCTATAATGGTTGTGACTTTTAGGATACTTTTGCTTCAGTAGCGATTCGCTGCCGACGGAGATTTCTTTTTGGGCGGTAGAGACCATTGGCGGGTTACTCCTATTTTGTGTAGTTTGCGGAAAATTAGGTTCACATAGAACAAATAGACCGGCCTGTGTATTCAATTTAACGTCATTTTTCTGAATGCAGGCACAGAGATATTTTTTTTCTTCTATATAAAAAATGCCCGTTTTACAGCCCTCCATTAGGGCGATGGTTGGGACTTCTACCTAGGGACAACAGCTATCTGACTGCTGGCGAAAGTGGGTATAACGTTAAACGACTATGTGTTATCGTTTTGTGCAAGCTGTCCACTATATATATAGGGCATATGGGATGAAACATCACGCTTGTATTGCAATAGGGATCAATCAATATCAGTTACTCCAGCCTTTGAGTTATGCCCAGGAGGATGCAGAAGCACTGCACACTTTTTTGGTTGAGGAGGCGGGTTTTGCGACGGATGGATGTCTGCTGATGACCGATAGCTCGCCATCGCTGTGGGGTCAATCTACGTATCCGAATCGGGAAAATATTTTGAGGTTGACTCAAAGCCTGTGCAGGGATCACTTGCAACAGGGAGATTTACTCTGGTGTTTTTTTAGCGGCTACGGTGTCAGCTATGAAGGTAAGGATTATTTGATGCCGGTTGACG
It includes:
- a CDS encoding phycobilisome protein, which codes for MHPEIEALLDQAETRFLKGEEIIAFKRQAATLAQRLKIYEFLREKEATIFQPVANKLQESFPNQKEETLERSLKHWVLVLRYCAMAMLLNDLNFLEQRLQDWVSGIVEAHQTQKVEATVCTLLETRLKELLSEQARAILQPFLDQAKSMIVDSNAQE
- a CDS encoding pentapeptide repeat-containing protein, which translates into the protein MDANELLNRYAAGERDFRQANLRGIVLSPIDLYRSSDAPTLRLANLNEHQHRPYLIGANLSQADLTKAHLSRANLSKADLSGANLTGANLMAASLSGANLTAANLTDANLAGSHLNWANLTGAILFKANLIGADMSTANLTKADLGETNLSKAYLIKANLSGANLKYADLTLANLKDADLTEAQLIGAELSKANLAGANLTKTNISKANLLKANLRRANLNQAYLNGACLSESDLSEACLDRANLCKADLSKTYLRKISLNGCHLSGVNLSGADLGGVDLSRKLLTGINMAEALLTEANLSGAYLMEANLSGANLSKANLSGAYLINANLSNSCLHEIDLSKANLSKANLRKADLTGANLRGAILGEADLRGAKLMGAILPNGTIYHR
- a CDS encoding phycobilisome protein: MLSQLARLSTEADGRYATADELQFLKDYFQSLNHRISAYKKLQASEKEIIRQVEAQMQSLDPSLFRRGSQDVTAKWRVDAVRVLRHSATALLINDTERLRDRLLLWFQTILGAFQARNSSAVTYDVMKKVLKQYLTAEEVSLFFPILDINRTVLGK
- a CDS encoding V4R domain-containing protein — its product is MINIADLLKQPRLPGNYFASDAYVRGDLELGLLENRRGDRLIALPETLIQAIYIGLEQETGQASRLVLFNCGRWWGKNFYVRFCEEVSEYYGQPVSEMEMVEFLQSLQQCWKTHGWGTFDFDPSHSDQGFLIVKIGNSLFAKTAPKSKRPACFLEAGILSSFFSQLTGRELHCIQTSCESLGADCNRFILGLRDRLQLADSLVEEGQDHEAILSQLCQKS
- a CDS encoding V4R domain-containing protein; amino-acid sequence: MVSTAQKEISVGSESLLKQKYPKSHNHYRFQDFFAFDRQIGTIKDWNESRNIFTSEDFIIGLVEGLEEEVGPASSVIMYTIGCQWGLQDSEFFQKWFSAEFSQNIRQSNLMFLLETWWWPFTAQGWGRWEVDMSDRKHGCIFINLFDSAVARTLGDVGKPVCHLYAGLFAGFFGALVKKPLSCIELQCYSMGETYCKFLLGNPDKIDAAAFWLNEGANARDIQNRLQHGEILR